In the genome of Sorangium aterium, one region contains:
- the ylqF gene encoding ribosome biogenesis GTPase YlqF: protein MSIQWYPGHMTKARRTIAESMPSQDVVIEVLDARMPLASENPVLAELRGQKPCIKVLNKSDLADPAVTTAWLRYFEAERAAPLDEAERRASPGGQVLAIAISASQSSEARRRIPELCKRLAPPKNGPGKVVRAMIVGIPNVGKSTLINALMERKVAKVGDEPAVTKSQQLVTLKTGMAISDNPGILWPKIDDEAASFRLGVGGAIPDTAIDYQSVALFAAGYFLRRYPELLVARYKLKELPETAAALIEEIGRRRGCLRSGGSVDLHKASDILVHDFRAGRLGRISLEEPPGLESPSGIEESA, encoded by the coding sequence ATGTCGATTCAATGGTATCCAGGCCACATGACCAAGGCTCGGCGCACGATCGCCGAGTCGATGCCGTCGCAGGACGTCGTCATCGAGGTGCTCGACGCCCGGATGCCGCTGGCCAGCGAGAACCCCGTCCTGGCCGAGCTGCGCGGCCAGAAGCCGTGCATCAAGGTCCTGAACAAGAGCGATCTGGCGGACCCGGCCGTCACCACGGCGTGGCTCCGCTACTTCGAGGCGGAGCGCGCCGCGCCTCTTGACGAGGCGGAGCGCCGCGCCTCGCCGGGGGGCCAGGTGCTCGCGATCGCGATCTCTGCGAGCCAGTCGTCCGAGGCGCGGCGCCGGATCCCGGAGCTCTGCAAGCGCCTCGCGCCCCCCAAGAACGGCCCCGGCAAGGTGGTGCGGGCCATGATCGTGGGGATCCCCAACGTCGGCAAATCGACGCTCATCAACGCGCTCATGGAGCGCAAGGTGGCCAAGGTCGGCGACGAGCCCGCGGTCACGAAGAGCCAGCAGCTCGTCACGCTGAAGACCGGCATGGCCATCTCCGACAACCCGGGGATCCTCTGGCCCAAGATCGACGACGAGGCCGCCTCGTTCCGCCTGGGCGTGGGCGGGGCGATCCCCGACACGGCCATCGATTACCAGAGCGTCGCCCTGTTCGCGGCGGGGTACTTCCTGCGGCGCTACCCCGAGCTCCTCGTCGCCCGCTACAAGCTGAAGGAGCTGCCGGAGACGGCCGCCGCGCTGATCGAGGAGATCGGCCGACGCCGCGGCTGCCTGCGCAGCGGCGGGTCGGTGGACCTGCACAAGGCGTCGGACATCCTCGTCCACGACTTCCGCGCCGGTCGGCTCGGGCGCATCAGCCTGGAAGAGCCGCCGGGGCTGGAGTCGCCGTCGGGGATCGAAGAGAGCGCGTGA
- a CDS encoding DsbA family oxidoreductase, with translation MKKLRIDVWSDIACPWCYVGKRRLEAALARFPRRDAVEVVWRAFELDPSAKRVLDTEVSYAGRLARKYGVPVAKAEAMIQQMTEVGAADGLDLRFDKVRPGNTFDAHRVLHLAAERGAQDAVKERLLRGYMTEGEAIGEPEVLARLAGEAGLDPDEVRAALASDAHAREVRADEAEARAIGITGVPFFAFGGRYGVSGAQPAEALLGVLQKAWDEAADAPEQAFAEGAACGPDGCA, from the coding sequence ATGAAGAAGCTCCGTATCGATGTCTGGTCCGACATCGCGTGCCCGTGGTGCTACGTGGGCAAGCGCCGGCTCGAGGCCGCGCTCGCCAGGTTCCCGCGCCGGGATGCGGTCGAGGTCGTCTGGCGCGCGTTCGAGCTCGACCCCTCGGCGAAGCGCGTCCTCGACACCGAGGTCTCCTACGCCGGGCGCCTCGCGAGGAAGTACGGCGTGCCCGTCGCCAAGGCCGAGGCCATGATCCAGCAGATGACCGAGGTGGGCGCGGCGGACGGCCTCGATCTCCGCTTCGACAAGGTCCGGCCCGGCAACACCTTCGACGCGCACCGCGTGCTCCACCTCGCGGCCGAGCGCGGCGCGCAGGACGCCGTGAAGGAGCGGCTCCTCCGCGGCTACATGACCGAGGGCGAGGCGATCGGCGAGCCGGAGGTGCTCGCGCGCCTCGCTGGCGAGGCGGGGCTCGACCCGGACGAGGTCCGCGCGGCGCTCGCGAGCGACGCCCACGCGCGCGAGGTGCGGGCCGACGAGGCCGAGGCGCGCGCGATCGGCATCACGGGCGTCCCCTTCTTCGCGTTCGGCGGGCGGTACGGCGTCTCCGGCGCGCAGCCGGCCGAGGCCCTCCTCGGCGTGCTCCAGAAGGCGTGGGACGAGGCGGCCGACGCGCCCGAGCAGGCGTTCGCCGAGGGGGCGGCCTGCGGACCGGACGGGTGCGCATGA
- a CDS encoding DUF2167 domain-containing protein, producing the protein MSNRRLASIASVALVLGASALAAAGDPSPVAPAGAAAGAASAVPAGAAQPAAAEPSGDAAREPTAEEIAAAMQKFDAELKLQSGKVTVGDNLAELDVPEAFRFTGPEGTRKVLEAWGNPPGSEALGMLFPAGLSPIADDSWGVVISYVEEGHVDDDDAKDIDFGELLAEMQKDTGEGNLERQKAGFPAVRLIGWAEPPHYDPATKKLYWAKELEFVGNEHHTLNYSIRVLGRKGVLELNAVSGMKQLATVRGEMQSVLKFVEFKPGNRYDDFDEKIDQVAVYGIGALVAGKVAAKAGLFKGLFALMLASKKLVVAGLVAVAGGAKVLWERIRGRA; encoded by the coding sequence ATGTCCAATCGTCGACTCGCTTCGATTGCTTCGGTGGCCCTGGTGCTCGGCGCGAGCGCGCTCGCCGCGGCCGGGGACCCGAGCCCTGTCGCGCCCGCCGGGGCCGCGGCCGGAGCGGCGAGCGCCGTACCCGCGGGGGCCGCGCAGCCGGCTGCGGCGGAGCCATCCGGCGACGCAGCGCGGGAGCCGACGGCGGAGGAGATCGCTGCGGCGATGCAGAAGTTCGATGCCGAGCTGAAGCTCCAGAGCGGGAAGGTCACGGTCGGCGACAACCTGGCCGAGCTCGACGTGCCGGAGGCGTTCCGCTTCACGGGCCCGGAAGGCACCAGGAAGGTGCTCGAGGCCTGGGGCAATCCTCCGGGGTCCGAAGCGCTCGGCATGCTGTTCCCGGCCGGCCTGAGCCCGATCGCGGACGACTCGTGGGGGGTCGTGATCAGCTACGTGGAGGAGGGCCACGTCGACGACGATGACGCGAAGGACATCGATTTCGGCGAGCTCCTGGCCGAGATGCAGAAGGACACCGGCGAGGGGAACCTGGAGCGCCAGAAGGCGGGCTTCCCCGCCGTGCGCCTGATCGGCTGGGCCGAGCCGCCTCACTACGATCCCGCGACGAAGAAGCTGTACTGGGCCAAGGAGCTCGAGTTCGTGGGCAACGAGCACCACACGCTCAACTACTCGATCCGCGTGCTCGGGCGCAAAGGCGTGCTCGAGCTGAACGCCGTCTCCGGCATGAAGCAGCTCGCGACCGTGCGGGGCGAGATGCAGAGCGTGCTGAAGTTCGTCGAGTTCAAGCCCGGCAACCGCTACGACGACTTCGACGAGAAGATCGACCAGGTAGCCGTGTACGGCATCGGCGCCCTGGTCGCGGGCAAGGTGGCGGCCAAGGCGGGGCTGTTCAAGGGGCTTTTCGCCCTGATGCTCGCCAGCAAGAAGCTCGTCGTCGCCGGCCTGGTGGCTGTCGCGGGCGGCGCCAAGGTGCTCTGGGAACGGATCCGCGGGCGCGCTTGA
- a CDS encoding GNAT family N-acetyltransferase has translation MNSLMQPIGHPLPGWTPRPLPPREILLGRTCRLEPIDPERHAADLHAANLTDAEGRGWTYLPYGPFATLSDYRAWMDATCLGDDPLFHAIVDATTGRAIGVAAYLRIDPKSGVIEVGHLRYSPLLQRTPAATEAMYLMMRRAFDELGYRRYEWKCDALNAGSRAAATRLGFRFEGVFRQAAVVKGRTRDTAWHAIIDKEWPAAKAAFERWLDPSNFDGAGRQRQSLSALMGAEERR, from the coding sequence ATGAATTCTCTGATGCAGCCGATCGGCCACCCCCTCCCCGGCTGGACGCCGCGGCCGCTGCCGCCGCGCGAGATCCTGCTCGGGCGCACGTGCCGACTCGAGCCGATCGATCCCGAGAGGCACGCGGCGGACCTCCATGCGGCCAACCTCACGGACGCGGAGGGGCGAGGCTGGACCTACCTGCCCTATGGGCCCTTCGCGACCCTCTCGGACTACCGCGCCTGGATGGACGCCACGTGCCTGGGTGATGATCCGCTGTTCCATGCGATCGTCGACGCGACGACAGGACGGGCGATCGGCGTCGCGGCCTACCTGCGGATCGACCCCAAGAGCGGGGTCATCGAGGTCGGACACCTCAGGTACTCACCGCTCCTTCAGAGGACGCCTGCGGCGACGGAGGCGATGTACCTGATGATGCGGCGGGCGTTCGACGAGCTCGGCTACCGGCGCTACGAGTGGAAGTGCGACGCGCTCAACGCAGGCTCGCGGGCGGCGGCGACGAGGCTCGGGTTCCGCTTCGAAGGCGTGTTCCGGCAGGCCGCGGTGGTCAAGGGGCGCACCCGCGACACCGCGTGGCACGCGATCATCGACAAGGAGTGGCCCGCGGCGAAGGCGGCGTTCGAGCGCTGGCTCGATCCATCGAATTTCGACGGCGCGGGCCGCCAGCGGCAGAGCCTCTCCGCGCTGATGGGCGCGGAGGAGCGGCGGTAA
- a CDS encoding rhomboid family intramembrane serine protease, with translation MDRAPRDDAAARRDRVLAALLRGPDALVLLRCDARLALLAGRATPLQIALVTAPGDLSADEIHALLEPLVKAVQPGGPPTHVVLVGGAAAPGRAALAKVAPLVQLVRMGFHHLDAAGELARVKGQALPALERAYERLAEVGPIEPDALAEALAEGHALAQQERAIVDRLRGSRRVTATLMIACAALLAVSYAFGSGTHEAALWRMGANSGEAVRRGELYRLLASAFLHADPMHLFVNMLALWSFGPMLEALFGPRRFLLLYGASALGGSLASAMLEDRWSVGASGAIWGLMTAGIGVALRPHGLLPPAMIAQMRSRAWLPLGLNLVYSFQPGVDLLAHLGGGVVGFALVVTVLPRGLTPVDQRERAADAEPRPRPLLTAAATLAAAAMALSVATAFAAGRPWELRAPPVLARTAVADTGVALDLPEALASAASVEELAGVRFHAYGKLPRTPVVFRVAVFPLEGAVPPEQLDALLEQERKVLDEQRPANTVTKGPATRVTLGGRPAVSVKNGLKNGVQMVSYVVVLGDREVMLQAYSTADRPATWEGIEDKVAATIRAQ, from the coding sequence ATGGACCGTGCGCCCCGGGACGACGCGGCGGCTCGACGCGACCGCGTGCTCGCCGCGCTGCTCCGCGGGCCGGACGCCCTCGTGCTGCTCCGCTGCGACGCGAGGCTGGCGCTCCTCGCCGGCAGGGCGACGCCCCTCCAGATCGCGCTCGTCACGGCGCCAGGGGATCTCTCGGCCGACGAGATCCACGCCCTGCTCGAGCCGCTCGTGAAGGCGGTGCAGCCCGGCGGGCCGCCCACGCACGTCGTGCTCGTGGGCGGCGCCGCTGCCCCAGGCCGGGCCGCGCTCGCCAAGGTGGCGCCGCTGGTGCAGCTCGTGCGGATGGGCTTCCACCACCTCGACGCGGCGGGCGAGCTCGCGCGCGTGAAGGGGCAGGCCCTGCCGGCCCTCGAGCGGGCCTACGAGCGCCTCGCCGAGGTGGGTCCGATCGAGCCCGACGCGCTCGCGGAGGCGCTCGCCGAGGGGCACGCGCTGGCGCAGCAGGAGCGCGCGATCGTCGACCGGCTGAGGGGCAGCCGCCGCGTCACGGCGACGCTCATGATCGCGTGCGCCGCGCTCCTCGCCGTGAGCTACGCCTTCGGCTCGGGCACCCACGAGGCGGCGCTGTGGCGCATGGGCGCCAACAGCGGCGAGGCGGTGCGCCGCGGGGAGCTCTACCGGCTCCTCGCCTCGGCGTTCCTGCACGCCGACCCGATGCACCTCTTCGTCAACATGCTGGCGCTCTGGTCGTTCGGCCCGATGCTCGAGGCGCTCTTCGGCCCGCGGCGCTTCCTCCTGCTCTACGGGGCCTCGGCGCTGGGCGGGTCGCTCGCGAGCGCGATGCTGGAGGACCGGTGGAGCGTCGGCGCGTCCGGCGCGATCTGGGGCCTCATGACGGCCGGCATCGGCGTCGCGCTCCGGCCGCACGGGCTCCTGCCCCCCGCGATGATCGCGCAGATGCGCAGCCGCGCGTGGCTGCCGCTCGGGCTCAACCTCGTCTACAGCTTCCAGCCCGGCGTCGACCTGCTCGCGCACCTGGGCGGCGGCGTCGTCGGCTTCGCGCTCGTCGTCACGGTCCTCCCCCGCGGCCTCACGCCCGTGGACCAGCGCGAGCGCGCGGCGGACGCCGAGCCGAGGCCGCGCCCCCTCCTCACGGCGGCGGCCACCCTGGCGGCCGCGGCGATGGCGCTGTCCGTGGCGACAGCGTTCGCCGCCGGCCGCCCGTGGGAGCTCCGCGCGCCGCCGGTGCTGGCGCGCACCGCGGTCGCGGACACGGGCGTCGCCCTGGACCTGCCGGAGGCGCTCGCGAGCGCCGCGTCCGTGGAGGAGCTGGCCGGCGTCCGCTTCCACGCGTACGGGAAGCTGCCCCGGACGCCCGTCGTGTTCCGGGTCGCCGTCTTCCCGCTCGAGGGCGCTGTGCCGCCCGAGCAGCTGGACGCCCTCCTCGAGCAGGAGCGCAAGGTGCTCGACGAGCAACGGCCGGCGAACACCGTCACGAAGGGCCCGGCGACGCGCGTCACGCTGGGCGGGCGGCCGGCGGTGAGCGTGAAGAACGGGCTCAAGAACGGGGTGCAGATGGTGAGCTACGTCGTCGTGCTCGGGGATCGCGAGGTGATGCTCCAGGCCTACTCGACGGCGGATCGGCCGGCGACGTGGGAAGGGATCGAGGACAAGGTGGCGGCGACGATCCGGGCGCAGTAG
- a CDS encoding endonuclease/exonuclease/phosphatase family protein, which produces MTFNILFGGEDRFEAILAIVAAARPDLLVLQECVGWEDGARLRAVAEAIGAPAGERHAVLGNANPRPNGRRNHVAVVSRAPLAGARVHAPETLAHCLVEVELSLDGEPLVVLGTHLNAGSEDRRLTEARWLLSLVPPARFAAGLWALAGDLNALSRRDPYPADLGARLAAAGIEKYGSPPRFDTMDSIEAFGWADALLQRPRTSRWFTALRGRDGAQVETRTDYVLLSPRLAGRLAQADVIDVGAASDHHAVIAELS; this is translated from the coding sequence ATGACCTTCAACATCCTCTTCGGCGGCGAGGATCGGTTCGAGGCGATCCTCGCGATCGTCGCCGCCGCGCGCCCGGATCTGCTCGTGCTCCAGGAGTGCGTGGGCTGGGAGGACGGCGCCCGGCTCCGGGCCGTCGCCGAGGCGATCGGCGCGCCCGCCGGCGAGCGGCACGCCGTCCTGGGCAACGCCAACCCGCGGCCGAACGGGAGGCGCAACCACGTCGCCGTCGTCAGCCGGGCGCCGCTCGCCGGCGCGCGCGTGCACGCGCCCGAGACGCTGGCCCACTGCCTCGTGGAGGTCGAGCTCTCGCTCGACGGCGAGCCGCTCGTGGTGCTCGGCACCCACCTCAACGCCGGCAGCGAGGATCGCCGGCTCACCGAGGCGCGCTGGCTGCTCTCGCTCGTGCCCCCCGCCCGGTTCGCCGCGGGCCTCTGGGCGCTCGCGGGCGACCTCAACGCGCTGTCGCGCCGCGACCCCTACCCCGCGGACCTCGGCGCGCGCCTCGCGGCGGCCGGCATCGAGAAGTACGGCAGCCCGCCGCGGTTCGACACGATGGATTCGATCGAGGCGTTCGGCTGGGCCGACGCCCTTCTCCAGAGGCCGCGCACCTCGCGCTGGTTCACCGCGCTGCGCGGGCGCGACGGCGCGCAGGTGGAGACGCGGACCGACTACGTGCTGCTGTCGCCGCGGCTCGCCGGCCGGCTCGCGCAGGCCGACGTCATCGACGTCGGCGCCGCGTCCGACCACCACGCGGTCATCGCCGAGCTCTCCTGA
- a CDS encoding GNAT family N-acetyltransferase: MAGDVLPIRSDSPLYAGALRLRREVFVVEQSVPEDIEIDELDPVARHFVVLDGGEVVATMRVVPYEGALKVGRVAVRRDLRGAGLGRRLMEEAIRVAGAEGARALILNAQVSAAAFYRKLGFVEEGPIFDEAGIPHTKMVRRMA; this comes from the coding sequence ATGGCCGGCGACGTCCTCCCGATCCGCAGCGATTCGCCGCTCTACGCCGGCGCGCTCCGCCTCCGGCGCGAGGTCTTCGTCGTCGAGCAGTCCGTGCCCGAGGACATCGAGATCGACGAGCTCGACCCCGTCGCGCGGCACTTCGTGGTCCTCGACGGCGGCGAGGTCGTCGCGACGATGCGCGTCGTGCCGTACGAGGGCGCGCTCAAGGTGGGCCGCGTGGCCGTCAGGAGAGACCTTCGCGGCGCGGGCCTCGGGCGGCGGCTGATGGAGGAGGCGATCCGCGTCGCCGGCGCAGAGGGCGCGCGCGCGCTGATCCTGAACGCCCAGGTCTCTGCAGCGGCGTTCTATCGCAAGCTCGGCTTCGTCGAGGAAGGGCCGATCTTCGACGAGGCGGGGATCCCGCACACGAAGATGGTCCGACGGATGGCCTGA
- a CDS encoding sensor histidine kinase → MKVNTALAFLAAGASLWLYRRAGSSLRTRRLSWACAGGVALIGLLTCLEYALNQPLHIDQILFREGPGAVGTPHLGRMAITTALCFVLLGSALCLLDAKARRVRRLFFAMVVLIALLGQLAVLGYVLGVGYLYGVGATTEMALHTALLFLVLSAGALCARPELSGVELLNSAGAGGVMARRLLVAAFGAPFVLGWAIVKGRGLGLYDSAFESSLLVVGCIVLIVRHIWKSAAALECIDQDRGRAVEDRGRLALREEAAQAAVRERDEFLSIASHELRTPIAALQLTLQALQRKPGGGEPAILQNDRAARAVEGSLRQVARLTRLVDQLLDLSRIKAGRLELEPERVNLAEVVRQAVEPLQVVLAQAGCSLSLRVEREILGRWDALRIEQVVTNLVSNALKYGANAPVEISVQRRGDAAVIAVRDHGIGIAPENTARIFERFERAVSSRDYAGVGIGLFVARQIVEAHGGSIRVESALGAGSTFFVELPIEHVVSCAVPFRGMMAS, encoded by the coding sequence ATGAAGGTGAACACGGCGCTGGCCTTCCTTGCCGCCGGCGCGTCGCTGTGGCTCTATCGCCGCGCGGGCTCGAGCTTGCGGACGCGCCGGCTCTCGTGGGCGTGCGCCGGCGGAGTCGCTCTCATCGGGCTGCTCACGTGCCTGGAATACGCGCTGAACCAGCCGCTCCATATCGATCAGATTCTCTTCCGGGAAGGGCCGGGCGCCGTCGGCACCCCTCACCTCGGCAGAATGGCTATCACGACGGCCCTCTGCTTTGTCCTCCTCGGCTCGGCGCTGTGTCTCCTCGACGCGAAGGCGCGGCGCGTGCGCCGGCTCTTCTTCGCGATGGTCGTGCTCATCGCGTTGCTCGGGCAGCTGGCGGTGCTCGGATATGTGCTCGGGGTCGGGTATCTTTATGGCGTCGGAGCGACGACCGAGATGGCGTTGCATACGGCGCTGCTCTTTCTGGTGCTGTCTGCGGGCGCCCTGTGCGCGCGGCCCGAGCTGAGCGGCGTCGAGCTGTTGAACAGCGCGGGGGCCGGCGGCGTGATGGCGCGCCGACTGCTTGTCGCCGCGTTCGGCGCGCCGTTCGTCCTCGGCTGGGCGATCGTGAAGGGGCGGGGGCTCGGCCTCTACGATTCGGCGTTCGAGTCGTCGCTCCTCGTCGTCGGCTGCATCGTCCTCATCGTGCGCCACATCTGGAAGAGCGCTGCCGCGCTGGAATGCATCGACCAGGATCGGGGGAGGGCCGTAGAAGATCGCGGCCGACTCGCTCTCCGTGAGGAGGCCGCCCAGGCTGCCGTCCGAGAGAGAGACGAGTTCCTCTCCATCGCGTCCCACGAGCTCCGAACGCCCATCGCCGCGCTCCAGCTCACGCTGCAGGCGCTGCAGCGCAAGCCTGGCGGCGGCGAGCCAGCGATTCTCCAGAACGACCGCGCCGCCCGAGCGGTGGAGGGGAGCCTTCGACAGGTCGCGCGGCTGACGCGGTTGGTCGATCAGCTGCTCGATCTGTCGCGCATCAAGGCGGGTCGCCTCGAGCTCGAGCCGGAGAGGGTCAATCTCGCCGAGGTGGTGCGCCAGGCCGTCGAGCCCCTCCAGGTGGTGCTGGCGCAGGCGGGCTGCTCGCTGTCTCTGCGCGTCGAGCGCGAGATCCTCGGTCGCTGGGATGCGCTGCGGATCGAGCAGGTCGTAACGAACCTCGTGTCCAACGCGCTGAAGTATGGCGCGAACGCCCCCGTCGAGATCAGCGTACAGCGGCGCGGGGACGCGGCCGTGATCGCGGTGCGCGATCACGGAATCGGCATCGCCCCAGAGAACACGGCGCGGATCTTCGAGCGGTTCGAGCGCGCCGTGTCGTCGCGCGACTACGCCGGCGTGGGCATCGGTCTCTTCGTCGCCAGGCAGATCGTCGAGGCCCACGGCGGCTCGATCCGGGTCGAGAGCGCGCTCGGCGCGGGTTCGACTTTCTTCGTCGAGCTGCCCATCGAGCACGTGGTGAGCTGCGCCGTCCCCTTCCGTGGGATGATGGCGTCATGA
- a CDS encoding DUF4185 domain-containing protein produces MSSLRLSLTPARSVPIVLAHLVLAACGGEPGPGVESAEEIGVVEKGAWIEGRDGGDSAVAWGKSVWVYGDTVLTQADEAGTNWHHNSFDISDDLDASDGIGGFSSPADSVGAPGYFIAPTADEQAFNDAHAGDDCAEAPCGARWAVWPGAPVFDAARDRALIPYGLIYAEPGDFNFRGVGQSFAIWEGLDEAPERPIVDASAEHPDLLFGEGEPGWGAAVVAHGDDLYTFACDGGLSKPCSLARVPLETPLDRGAFRYFDGDGWSDDASEAAELFDGAPIMSVSYCEHLGAWLAVYAPPFDHRIVARTAPDLVGPWSEESTLVTAPEEHAPYDAVHHVEYEEDGGRVQYITYSRPTSGWFGSEFALVRVVLK; encoded by the coding sequence ATGAGCTCCCTGCGCCTATCCCTCACGCCCGCCCGCTCTGTCCCCATCGTCCTCGCGCATCTGGTCCTCGCGGCGTGCGGCGGGGAGCCGGGGCCAGGCGTCGAGTCTGCCGAGGAGATCGGCGTCGTCGAGAAGGGGGCGTGGATCGAAGGGCGCGACGGTGGAGACAGCGCTGTCGCGTGGGGCAAATCGGTCTGGGTCTATGGCGATACCGTTCTCACGCAGGCTGACGAGGCCGGGACGAACTGGCACCATAACTCGTTCGACATCTCGGACGATCTCGACGCGTCCGACGGCATCGGCGGCTTCTCCTCGCCGGCCGACAGCGTCGGGGCGCCGGGGTACTTCATCGCGCCCACCGCGGACGAGCAGGCGTTCAACGACGCTCACGCCGGCGACGACTGCGCCGAGGCGCCGTGCGGCGCCCGCTGGGCCGTGTGGCCCGGGGCGCCGGTGTTCGATGCGGCGCGCGACCGCGCTTTGATCCCGTATGGCCTCATCTATGCGGAGCCGGGCGACTTCAACTTCCGCGGCGTGGGCCAGTCGTTCGCGATCTGGGAGGGCCTCGATGAGGCGCCGGAGCGGCCGATCGTGGACGCGAGCGCGGAGCACCCCGACCTGCTCTTCGGGGAAGGCGAGCCAGGCTGGGGGGCCGCGGTGGTCGCCCACGGCGACGATCTCTACACCTTCGCGTGCGACGGCGGCCTGTCCAAGCCGTGCAGCCTCGCGCGGGTCCCGCTCGAGACGCCCCTCGACCGGGGCGCTTTCCGTTACTTCGACGGCGACGGCTGGAGCGACGACGCCTCGGAGGCCGCCGAGCTGTTCGACGGCGCGCCCATCATGTCCGTCTCGTACTGTGAGCACCTCGGGGCGTGGCTCGCGGTCTACGCGCCCCCGTTCGACCACCGGATCGTGGCGCGCACCGCCCCGGACCTCGTCGGCCCTTGGTCGGAAGAGTCCACCCTGGTTACGGCCCCCGAGGAGCACGCGCCCTACGACGCTGTCCACCACGTGGAGTACGAGGAGGACGGCGGCCGGGTGCAGTACATCACGTACTCGCGTCCGACGAGCGGCTGGTTCGGGTCGGAGTTTGCGCTCGTCCGCGTCGTGCTGAAGTGA
- a CDS encoding TetR/AcrR family transcriptional regulator, translated as MSAARARRAAPARRARRHDPGRRERLVATALDVIAEQGVAGASHRSIARAADVPLGSTTYHFASIDELLAAAFTRHADDVATRFEEQMRAACDREAAVEHLVEHLTTALLGSERDLVLSVELYVAAARRPALRAVTQAWMLRSRRALEIHFDPVTARELDALIEGLVLHSALSTDPMAPEQIRHAIRRFTR; from the coding sequence ATGAGCGCTGCCAGGGCGAGGCGCGCCGCCCCCGCGCGGCGGGCCCGTCGCCACGACCCAGGGCGCCGGGAGCGGCTCGTGGCGACCGCGCTCGACGTGATCGCCGAGCAGGGCGTCGCCGGCGCGTCACACCGCTCGATCGCCCGGGCCGCCGACGTGCCGCTCGGCTCGACCACGTACCACTTCGCCTCGATCGACGAGCTGCTCGCCGCGGCGTTCACCCGGCACGCGGACGACGTGGCCACCCGCTTCGAGGAGCAGATGCGCGCCGCGTGCGACCGCGAGGCCGCGGTCGAGCACCTCGTCGAGCACCTCACCACGGCCCTCCTCGGCTCGGAGCGCGACCTGGTGCTCAGCGTCGAGCTCTACGTCGCCGCCGCCCGGAGGCCCGCGCTGCGCGCCGTCACCCAGGCCTGGATGCTGCGGAGCCGGCGCGCGCTGGAGATCCACTTCGACCCGGTGACCGCGCGGGAGCTCGACGCGCTGATCGAGGGCCTCGTGCTGCACAGCGCCCTATCGACGGATCCCATGGCGCCCGAGCAGATCCGGCACGCCATCCGCCGCTTCACCCGCTGA
- a CDS encoding sugar O-acetyltransferase, which produces MRERMLAGDLYIADDPEIAEQSAAALDLMAAYNATSVRQRPLRRRLLEQLLGAIGEGTEIRPPFHVDYGSRITIGARCFANFGLVALDVAPITIGDDVQIGPNVQLLTPTHPVEPEPRRQKWEAAKPITIGNNVWLGGGAIVLPGVTIGDNTVVGAGSVVTRDLPANVVAVGNPARVVRALDAAGAAPAPGEARG; this is translated from the coding sequence ATGCGCGAGCGGATGCTCGCTGGCGACCTCTACATCGCCGACGATCCCGAGATCGCCGAGCAGAGCGCGGCCGCGCTGGATCTCATGGCGGCCTACAACGCGACGTCGGTACGGCAGCGCCCGCTGCGCCGCCGCTTGCTGGAGCAGCTGCTCGGCGCGATCGGCGAGGGCACCGAGATCCGCCCGCCGTTCCACGTGGACTACGGTTCGCGCATCACCATCGGGGCGCGCTGCTTCGCGAACTTCGGGCTGGTCGCGCTCGACGTCGCGCCCATCACGATCGGCGACGACGTGCAGATCGGCCCGAACGTGCAGCTGCTCACGCCGACCCACCCGGTGGAGCCCGAGCCTCGGCGGCAGAAATGGGAGGCCGCGAAGCCCATCACGATCGGGAACAACGTGTGGCTGGGTGGCGGGGCCATCGTGCTTCCGGGCGTGACGATCGGCGACAACACCGTGGTGGGCGCGGGCTCCGTCGTGACGCGCGACCTGCCGGCCAACGTGGTCGCGGTCGGGAACCCCGCCCGCGTGGTCCGCGCCCTCGACGCCGCGGGCGCCGCGCCGGCGCCGGGCGAGGCGCGAGGGTGA